The following are from one region of the Ochotona princeps isolate mOchPri1 chromosome 4, mOchPri1.hap1, whole genome shotgun sequence genome:
- the LGALS12 gene encoding galectin-12 isoform X2: protein MSPEEKLDPIPDSFILQPPVFHPVLPYVTTIFGGLHAGKMVMLQGVVPLKAHRFQVDFQCGCSLCPRPDIAFHFNPRFHTSSPHVICNTLHAGCWQAEVRWPHLALQRGASFLILFLFENEAVKVSVNGKHFLHYRYRLPLSRVDTLGIFGDVLVKAVGFLNINPFVEGSKEYPVGHELPCSRGLPRGLWPGQVIIVRGLVLQEPRDFTLSLRDEAARTHVTLRASFADRSLAWISPWGRKTLIAAPFLFYPQRFFEVLLLCQDGGLKLALNGQGLGATSLGQQNLEQLRELRISGSVQLYCVHC, encoded by the exons ATGTCACCTGAAGAAAAACTGGACCCAATCCCCGACAGCTTCATCCTGCAGCCTCCTGTCTTCCACCCG GTGCTTCCTTATGTCACGACCATTTTTGGTGGCCTGCATGCAGGCAAGATGGTCATGCTGCAGGGAGTGGTCCCTCTAAAGGCTCACAG GTTCCAGGTGGACTTCCAGTGCGGCTGCAGCCTGTGCCCCCGGCCGGACATCGCCTTCCACTTCAACCCCCGCTTCCACACAAGCAGCCCCCACGTCATCTGCAACACCTTGCACGCCGGGTGCTGGCAAGCAGAGGTGCGGTGGCCCCACCTGGCCCTGCAGAGAGGTGCCAGcttcctcatcctcttcctctttGAGAATGAGGCGGTgaag GTGAGCGTGAATGGCAAGCACTTTCTCCACTACCGCTACCGGCTCCCGCTGTCTCGCGTGGACACGCTGGGCATATTCGGAGATGTCTTGGTGAAGGCCGTGGGATTCCTGAACATCAAC CCATTCGTGGAGGGCAGCAAGGAGTACCCTGTCGGGCAC GAGCTGCCTTGCTCACGTGGGCTTCCCCGGGGCCTCTGGCCTGGCCAGGTCATCATAGTGCGGGGGCTGGTCTTGCAGGAGCCAAGGGA CTTCACCCTGAGCCTGAGGGATGAGGCTGCTCGCACACATGTGACGCTCAGAGCATCCTTCGCCGACAGAAGCCTGGCCTGGATCTCGCCCTGGGGACGAAAGACGCTCATTGCAGCCCCCTTCCTCTTCTACCCCCAGCGATTCTTTGAG GTACTGCTGCTATGCCAGGATGGAGGGCTGAAGCTAGCCCTCaatgggcaggggctgggagccaCCAGCCTGGGCCAACAGAACCTGGAGCAGCTGCGAGAACTCCGGATCAGCGGAAGTGTCCAGCTCTACTGTGTCCATTGTTGA
- the LGALS12 gene encoding galectin-12 isoform X1 → MSPEEKLDPIPDSFILQPPVFHPVLPYVTTIFGGLHAGKMVMLQGVVPLKAHRFQVDFQCGCSLCPRPDIAFHFNPRFHTSSPHVICNTLHAGCWQAEVRWPHLALQRGASFLILFLFENEAVKVSVNGKHFLHYRYRLPLSRVDTLGIFGDVLVKAVGFLNINPFVEGSKEYPVGHPFLLTSRKLELPCSRGLPRGLWPGQVIIVRGLVLQEPRDFTLSLRDEAARTHVTLRASFADRSLAWISPWGRKTLIAAPFLFYPQRFFEVLLLCQDGGLKLALNGQGLGATSLGQQNLEQLRELRISGSVQLYCVHC, encoded by the exons ATGTCACCTGAAGAAAAACTGGACCCAATCCCCGACAGCTTCATCCTGCAGCCTCCTGTCTTCCACCCG GTGCTTCCTTATGTCACGACCATTTTTGGTGGCCTGCATGCAGGCAAGATGGTCATGCTGCAGGGAGTGGTCCCTCTAAAGGCTCACAG GTTCCAGGTGGACTTCCAGTGCGGCTGCAGCCTGTGCCCCCGGCCGGACATCGCCTTCCACTTCAACCCCCGCTTCCACACAAGCAGCCCCCACGTCATCTGCAACACCTTGCACGCCGGGTGCTGGCAAGCAGAGGTGCGGTGGCCCCACCTGGCCCTGCAGAGAGGTGCCAGcttcctcatcctcttcctctttGAGAATGAGGCGGTgaag GTGAGCGTGAATGGCAAGCACTTTCTCCACTACCGCTACCGGCTCCCGCTGTCTCGCGTGGACACGCTGGGCATATTCGGAGATGTCTTGGTGAAGGCCGTGGGATTCCTGAACATCAAC CCATTCGTGGAGGGCAGCAAGGAGTACCCTGTCGGGCAC CCTTTCCTGTTGACAAGCCGCAAGCTG GAGCTGCCTTGCTCACGTGGGCTTCCCCGGGGCCTCTGGCCTGGCCAGGTCATCATAGTGCGGGGGCTGGTCTTGCAGGAGCCAAGGGA CTTCACCCTGAGCCTGAGGGATGAGGCTGCTCGCACACATGTGACGCTCAGAGCATCCTTCGCCGACAGAAGCCTGGCCTGGATCTCGCCCTGGGGACGAAAGACGCTCATTGCAGCCCCCTTCCTCTTCTACCCCCAGCGATTCTTTGAG GTACTGCTGCTATGCCAGGATGGAGGGCTGAAGCTAGCCCTCaatgggcaggggctgggagccaCCAGCCTGGGCCAACAGAACCTGGAGCAGCTGCGAGAACTCCGGATCAGCGGAAGTGTCCAGCTCTACTGTGTCCATTGTTGA